The Paenibacillus amylolyticus genome contains the following window.
TGCAGAATTTGATGCGTAACGTACGTAAAGCCATTATGGAAGATCGTTTGCTTGATTTCCGGGATGAATTTTTCGATCAATATGGTCTTCATGACAATGACAAAGGTTTCTGATCGAGTTGTTGAGGAACCGGCGTAACAAGCAATATCTGTATGTATAGTCGATAAGGGGGAGTTTGAATGTTTCAGGGAATGACTCTAGCAGGAGCACAAGCGGGCGGAGGCATTGTATCTTTGATTGTACCTTTGGTACTCATGGTTGCGATCTTCTACTTCTTGACGATTCGTCCACAGAACAAAAAGCAAAAGCAACGGAATTCCATGCTGAGCCAATTGAAAAAGGGCGATAAAATTGTAACGATTGGTGGCCTTCACGGTACGATCGCTGAGATTACGGATGATGTGGTTGTATTGCGTGTAAACGATGTAACTAAATTGACGTTTGATCGTAATGCAATCAGCACGGCTGTATCTCGTGACACGGCTGTTGAATAGGTACTGTAACATAAAATAACAAGGGAGCGTTTGTGGCGTATTCCCTGGCAGAGAACCGGATCTCCCTGGAGACCCGGTTCTCTCTTTGTTTTATGAGGGAAGGTCGATGTTCTTCACCAAGTCAGGAACGGTGGGTATTCACGCCGAACATGCCACCGAGAGCCGAAATGAAGAAAGCGCTAAGCAGTTGTAAACTATCTTTCCAATTAAACGAGGCATCCAGCGCAAGAAATCCAATCAATAACACGAGGAGCCCATATACAATGCCGGTAATCCCTCCGTAGTACCACCCTTTTTCTCCAGAACGTTTGCCTGCGACAAAACCACCAACCAATAACGACAACCCATGAACAACATAGGTATACAACGAGAGGTCCTGTTCGCGCATTCCACTCATCCAGAGAAAAAGGGAGAGAATCAATGCTCCGATAAACATCCATACAAAAGCCTGACAGAGGCCTGACAGAATCGGATTGGACACTCGAAACGAAACCAAGCGGCGGATCAATTGCATGAAGCAACCCCCTTGTACAAGTTTGAAGTTAATACAGTGTATGGTCAAGCCTTCGCAGTTATGAACTGATTTCCATTAAATGAACGGTTTATTTCTGCATGAGCCTGTAAGGTTCAGGTCAAAATAGGGATTGCACTGCCAGCTAACTGTTAAAAACTCAGTTTCGAAGGAGGCCCCTGTTGTGAACTTCCCAGATGTCGGATCACATATCTTTCGAACCATTCTCATGTACTTTCTGGTGTATTGCGCAATGAGGGTTATGGGTAAACGTGAGATTGGTAAGCTATCCATGTTCGATCTTGTCGTATCCATTATGCTTGCTGAAATGGGCTCTTTTGTCATTGAAGATGTTGATAAACCGTTATCCCATGGGATTGCCCCCATGCTGACTTTGATTATTGTGCAGATCGGGATGGCCTTTGTTGGTCTCAAAAGTCGGCG
Protein-coding sequences here:
- the yajC gene encoding preprotein translocase subunit YajC, giving the protein MFQGMTLAGAQAGGGIVSLIVPLVLMVAIFYFLTIRPQNKKQKQRNSMLSQLKKGDKIVTIGGLHGTIAEITDDVVVLRVNDVTKLTFDRNAISTAVSRDTAVE
- a CDS encoding TIGR04086 family membrane protein, with the translated sequence MQLIRRLVSFRVSNPILSGLCQAFVWMFIGALILSLFLWMSGMREQDLSLYTYVVHGLSLLVGGFVAGKRSGEKGWYYGGITGIVYGLLVLLIGFLALDASFNWKDSLQLLSAFFISALGGMFGVNTHRS